The genomic region TAATACTTGTAAATTGAACAACCccacttttccccttttttcagtGAAGCAGAggcactgcagctgcagcctgCCTTCATGTTAAAACAAGATGACCTCTAACTTTATACAATTATAGTCTACAACAAATTCTGCAATAAAAGTAATAACAAtgaatttaaatttacatttatttgaatttgtctTATTCTTTCAGTTTTGCTCTTTGTAATAAATGGCTTAACTTTAATGAAGCTTAAGTCAgcaaacacaaaccaaacacaCACCACTTTTTTCCCTCGATAACAAcacaatttcttatttattacaaagaaaattgagttgtaataaataaataaataaccagcCCTAATCATTTCTCCAACATCACTGAATCATGAAGTCCACTAGTGGGTCAGTTTTATTTCTTgactcatccatccatttccccAACTCCCTTTGAGGTCACGGGGTTGCCAAAGCCTATGTTGTATGAAGGCAAGGTAGACTCGGGACAGGTCGCCATCCTGTCCCAGGGCCACAgttgcacacatacacactcactgtcacacctagggacaatttataataatcaaccaaccaataaagcatttttttggactgttggagaaaaaaaacaagcttctcCTGAAGTGTCAggagaaaatccacacatgctttgggagaacatgcaaactccacacagaaagctcCCAGCTGGGAATTTGAGGCGAAGCCTATTTGCTGTGAGGGAAAAGTGTTAAgcactgcaccactgtgcagccctctTTGAAACATAAACTGAAAGATTTTAATGTCCCTTAgcgtaaataaaaaataaatgtagaaaaccactttaaaagttgaggactagctcttttttttctacaaaactgCCACATTTCTCCCTGCAGAGCTGAGGTGTGAACAAAGTTTTGGATAGTTCACCAAAACACAGATgccaaaaaaatgataaagaacaaATATCTAAAGTACTTTGAGGATTGTgaaggctttttatttttttttcaaaaactgcaaATCATATGATCGTATGAACAAGAATTTGTCTGAAAGGGAAGAGTGATTGAAGCATTTAACCCTAATAAAAttggaagtttttattttgtattattaaaGGTTTGTCactgtgttaaaataaaaacacctgcCATCAATAACGTGGTaaacacattgactgtataagagaactggaccgagcaaTTGTGACATCACCTACaggaaattaagtcaattcaagtcaccatttttttgcaatatgtttGTCGCCATGTTAGAACCAGAAGTCCTCAATAAtctgtgattggtctgagtctacatttctatgacgaccactctctccaatcaggagagagGACATTAGAAGGCCACATCCCTTTCACTGAACGccggctcaggagaatctgtcaaacgctttGAACGTTCGATGGGGGGCCACCTACTTTTGTTGAGGCATCTGATGTTCagcaagaacatgataaaaaagcaGTAGCAGGTAAAGAAAGGTCATTCTGACACATGAcacattgatttgtttttgttttttattcaaatgttaatGGTCCAGTTAACTGAAGTCACTGATCAAAAAAGGTCGGTAGGTCATTTCCGAGAACGACCTTCTCCTCTGTGCTGTGTTCATCAATGGTGACCATGTAGGCTACGCCGCCACTGGAGCCGTCACGGTTCATGGCCAACGCAAGAGCTGcaggaataacaaaaaaagtagttcAAGTAAGAAAATAAGGAggatgaaacagaaacaaaacagttNNNNNNNNNNNNNNNNNNNNNNNNNNNNNNNNNNNNNNNNNNNNNNNNNNNNNNNNNNNNNNNNNNNNNNNNNNNNNNNNNNNNNNNNNNNNNNNNNNNNNNNNNNNNNNNNNNNNNNNNNNNNNNNNNNNNNNNNNNNNNNNNNNNNNNNNNACTCAATCAGCTGACTACAATCCAGTTGTGGTGAAATACAAAGTCAGTCTGtcaatttcattttgttttttgtgcaggTTGGATGTGGCTCCTGGAGAGCTCCGCCCCTTTACCTGTCTACCTGGGAGTAGTGCATGGCTGCCTACACTTTAGTTAATTTGTTGTGCTACACTTAAGttcctttgtttgtttctgcGCTTTGTGTCGCagtgtgttttctgtttggtACTTTGgctttctcgtctgagctgaaggGCCCGTATTTGCTGTTATGCTTCTGGAGTTTTTGTCTCACttgaagtttttattaaattattctCCTCATCCACGTCACCTCTTCGTTCCTGTATTTAGATCATTCTGATACACCGCAtcattaaagaaacaaaaaaaataaataaatttaaaaaaacgaccaaaacagtttttccctcttttcaaAAGTTCTCACACAACAATTTACCCTTAAACCATTCTTGTGTATATTCCAAGCGGCatcctttaataaaaaatgcatcagaaatgtttgcttttggaaactttttcaCTGAAACATCACAGTGAAAAGTCAATCCtgcaaagtaatattttttttaagatatagagtttttttaagctacatttttgtatcttaaatgatatttttacaGGTTGGACAAGACGGTAAAGGttgtgactatttttttttccaatgaaaagataataaaaagtgGAAGAATTTAAGATCAcacttaaaattattaaaatgtaaaaaaaagtgtaatacaGCTAAGagacatttgaacattttagattatttatctCACCTAAAGTTCAAGTTCAAAACTTCTGTTACAAATCATGCCAGTGTAGATGAagcatgaaaaaacacaatttatctCATTCTAAGTGATATTTCATAATGCTACTGCACCTTTTGAATTACTctacagcaaataaaaacaaagtaaaacacttTAGAAGCAAGTTAGAAATCTACAAGATGTCAAAGACATAAATGCATCTTAAGATGAACTGAAGATGAATTCTTCTTGACaattctgtgttgttttttttttacctgtggACATCGAGCTGGTAGTTGACCATCTCAGCGATGGTCTGAGCATCTGCTGCAGATCCTGACAGAGCACAGTAGATCTTATCATGGAGGGGGGACAGTTTGTTCATCACCCTGTTGACCACTGAGGCCCTGGATTGGAGAGATGAGGGTTTCAAAGGTAAAGAGTGTTGAAAATTTACGGTATAAGTAAAATTAGGAACAAGTTATCATCAGGGGGTACATTTGAGGAATCACAGCTGTACTGTATTGCTCCTGAACAATAAGTGATCCCCATTAAACATCACTTAGTCTCTCTGGGCTCATCCTGCAAATCTACCCTCAAGAacgtagatcaggggtgtcaaactgaatcgtGCAGGGGACCAaagtccaaaacacaccttaggtcgcgggatgaacaggataaacatttattgaacactaaaactacatttttaaaactttaaaaaacgtaactttttaacataattataaactagatttatagcattacctgcaaaaatgctagtgtgaatgctgtaagctgaatttagttgctgaagatgctagtgctgatagctgaagatgctgaaattggtagctaaaaacgatgaagctgatagcagaaaatgttgaagctgatagctgatagccagcttaagtaccagctaaatgccaaattagcctaaaaaaacaaataaaaaaaaaacaattgctagccaaaaccgctagcatgtagctgaaaaaaatagctaacttcaaattagcctgcaggtaaaaaaatgaaaaaagccaaattagccaaaacagctagcatgtagctcaaatattagctaaactcaaaacagcctaaaaaaatcaaagtaaatacCAACATagtacaaaaagctagcagaatcccaattttaaaactttaaaactgtaacgttttaacataattatgaataataaaaaggcagaattatcatttcagaataaatcaacttaaaacattacataactttcaatattttgttctccataaaaatatactttgtcaaaattattcaagttagaaataagtgcaagataacatcaggccattaataacaataaaacaaaatgatctggagggctggatagaattacttggagggctggatccggcccctgggccttgacttagACGCTTGCTATAGGTGTAATTTATGTCCTTCACCtatcattcaaaacatttggtcaaaaactgtTAATAACACTCGATAAATATTTCTAAGCTGAAAAAATGGTAACCAAAGCGGATCTGGAGATTGTgtaatatgcttttatttaatctcctttagattattgtaattctCTTTTTACCTATTTTAATCAATCCACAGTAAATCGCCTTCAGCTGGTGCAAAACACAGCTGCTAGGTTTTTAACAGGATACAGTAGAAGGGCTCATACTTCACCTTTTTTATCAATTCTACATTGGTTACCCATTAATTTTAGaattgattttatcatttttgttgacatttttagagCTCTTAATGGCCAGGCCCCTGATTATATTTCTCTGATACATGTCACTAGCCGCTGCCTTCCATCCTCAGCATTAAATCTACTTAGAGTCCCAAAGACTTGTAACAAAACTCGAGGTAACCTCTCTTTCCAAGCAGTAGTCCCAAGACTGTGGAGCGTGCCCTTATTACTTCACCTGTCTATTGTGGTTTTTAAGAAACAGCTGAAGATGgggctttttaaataaagcttttagttAATTGTTTTGTACCATGttctatttattgttttaatctgttttacttctttttgctgttttaatccgtaaagcactttgtgattttatctgtgaaaggtgctatataagtaAAGTTTACCTCCTTACAGTATGACAGAAGGAGGGAGCTCATGCTAAAGTCCCATTAATTATCACACACctggatgtgtgaaatttgttctccacgtTTGACCCATCCTGTGGGgaagtggtgagctgcagacacagctgcactctggaaccatttagtggtttaacccccTAATCCAATCCCATAATActgtgtcaagcagggaggcactgggtcccatttttagagtctttagtatgacttgacaaggatttgaactcacagcCTCCCAgtcagggcagacactccaccacaagcCCACTGAGATGGTCACACATGCAGAGTCACACATGCATAGACTTTTTAGGCACTTGTGAATAAtggtcattttattattatcattattactATTAAGCCTATGTGTACTTTTGGATTAAGACTATGAAACaccaactgtttttttccctttttgtttaaaaaatgtttaacccttccgctctctttggggtccagttgactccaaccacatattgatatgtgatttctcccatgacaaaggtggacaggattttatgtctgtcatggacattagtgaaactcaaaaatcaaagataaaaaaaagttcagcgcactgtcttggggggtccagatgaggagagcggaagggttaaaggcAATTTGTGACAGTACAATATTCATAGTACATGTATATTAAGACTTCAGACttaatttaaagtcacagtGCAAGAATTGAGACTTGGATTAAGTAATCACAAATTATCTATTTTAATTCAAAGACTTCAGACTGGACTTGCATTTGAAAGACTTGTCATCACATCTGCTGCACACATATGGACTCACCCTGCAGACACTCTGGAATCAGAGCCCAGAACGACTCCCCCATCAAACTCAATGGCTATGATGGTTGTCTGGAAACAGGCAGGAACAGCAGGTTACTTCCGTGTCATCACATTTAAAGTTgaagaatacaataaaaacaaaaaagatcagaTCTGCTAATTGCTGCATATTAGAAGGACGTTTGTTTGGTTGAATGCAGTGAAAAAGTGACTTACTCCAGTTTTCACCTCCTCAGAAACCCACTGAGGCTCCGCTTCTCCCAGCATGTTTGTTTCTGCGGTTCAGAGACCCGGAGGACCGACGGGAGGAATCCTGTTTGACCGCAGGAGACACGGATCCGACACGACGGTCAAAACCGTGTTCACGTTACAGAAACGATTTAATATTAACTTTGATTTCTAAAGATTTGATCTAAAATGAAACATCAGACGGactccatgtttttttctaaaatttcgAAAGTGAAAGTTGAATTGCTGCTCAACGAGTCGGTTATCTTAAAGGAACAGACTCTCCGTCACTAAGCTCAGTGCAACTTAAATGGGATTAcacattaaacaaaataaatgtttctatttaaaaCCAATTCGTAGAATTTGTCTGATTCATATGaaagaagcagaagagaaaGCTTTCTAAGTTCCAAAAACGGACTGCAAATACCTTTTCAAATAGTTTTATTCCACTTTCTCATATTATTTCCACTCAGCACTACACAGCATAGTATTTTGCACTAGGAAATCGCCTCTAAGAGGAAAATAACTCATGAACTTgaacccactccaatcatcctttTTCTATTATAAAGGTGTCATCGGTCAACacagtcgcagtaaaatgcgtacatatgccacgactttgcactctgaaacatatgtacgcattttactgagactgggctgcatcggtggtcttttatttatgccgttttttatgtaaaatctgggacttagtttctgcaaagcaacaggagttcattagatattctcctcagagttgtgggtgagactggagtaagcctgccctgacttccTATCATCCcttgtttactctctctccgGCCAGCCTACAACCCAATTTAACGGAGCAACAAaaatttatttgtctgcaagaggatgAATCCGAGTAGAACAGAGCAGGAAGTTTTTGGGCTGTTGACTGGCAttgctactttttaaaattacattttttgtttgatccCGATTGTCAACGaattgaataaattaatattcagaaatgcattttttaattaattattgttagaaaaatgctacaagaatgtgttagaaacaccaaaaacatgatattCATCAGCGTGGGTCTTTAATTGACctctaaatcaaagaacacaagaggattttttttattaaagactttattaacagacatttttaacagCAGTTGACAAAAACTTTGCAGTTAACATTTAAGGAATTTCCTTTCTAGCATTCAGGGTTTCAGAACTAGTGTATTTCACCCTGAATCCAATCATCAATGTACTCTGAAGTTTGAAAGAACTCTATAATTGGTTTGCCTCCATGAAGGAGGAGGCCGGTCACTCATCGCTGAACGTAGGAAGTTTGTCACCAGGAATAACAATGTGCTCCGCTCCTGCCTCGGTGATGACCACCAGATTCACCACTCCTCCGCTGACGTTGTCCCTGCCCATGGCCAGAGCCAGAGCTGCAAGAAAAGGGGTTAAAGCACAGAGAGAAAGAGGAAACATGTAGGTAATAAGTAAatttacagacaaaaagaataaaacaattattcaaaaatatatgttttaatagATGTACATTTACAGAATATGGAACTACCATGAAATCAATACTATACCCATTAAAATACTGTAATGTTTTTGAGGAAATAGTAAAGAAACTTTTCTCCTGTAGAGGTTGTTTCAGATCATTCTCTATTATTAACAGGAAAATCAGCTTATTTGATCTGTTTATGTTGGTTAGTAAGTTGAGGAAATGCCTCACAGTTAAAAAGCACCCATGAGCTTGATTATGAATATATATTCTCTTAATATTAATGAATGGCTACTGATATATATATTCATACAAACATCCTGTAAAACTATATTACTATTTCAAAATTTGTCTTCTTCTTGGTTGGTGCTCTGAGCAGGTACTTTTAATCATCCTGATACTATTCATCCAATAGTCTTTATATGTTCCAACTAGTATTTTTGTTCTTCATTAACTGGATGTTTCCAAGTCTTGGGATGAAAAGTACCGTTTGTGGCGAACTGTAGACACTCTTCTCTGGTCATGTTGACTTTGTATTTAGCATCAACATAACCATAGATATATGTGCTGCCTGATCCACCGATGGTGACAGGTTGGCTGATCAACATCCCACCCAGAGAAACAACGTACACCTGCAAAGGAGAGACAAACAGCCATGCTTCAGTTAAAGTATTTACAGGACGGGGAACGTACTGTCTTCTACTCCAAACCTGAGGTCCTTTCTTCTTGTCCCAGCCTGCAGTGATGAAGCCGGCCTGCAGCTCGTCTTTGTTGTTGTAACACAGTTCTTTCAGTACTGAAGCTGCTGCGATCACCAGTGGAGGATTCTCCATCTGAACACTATCAAAAAAGAGCGCAAAGACAAAGTTTCAGTTTATTCTGAACAAATCAGTTAGGCTTTGCTTTCCCTACTGATACTTGGAAGTATTTGTAGCAACAGTAATAAAGGGAGGGTCTAATACTTtggtaatatatatatgtattgtcACTGTTCTGGTTGTGTGTACCTGTGAAAGGAAAGCTGGAACTTTGCTGTTTTGGTGACAGCCTGAGCATCTGCTAGTGAACCGGCCATGCAGCAGAAGATCCGGTCATGAACCTGAATCACCTTGTTGATGGTTTTAGAGGATACAAACTCCCTGATAACAGACAGATACAGGACGTTTCCAAAAAGTCACATTATAGACACGTGTGTAACATTCTGATGCTCAATTTGAACTTCAGGAACTTCACCCTGCCTTCTTACTTAAACATACTGAAATAAGTGAATGGGGAATGGTATGTATACTTGTATCTCCCTTTTCTACCTTGCTTTAAGGTCCAAAGCACCATATAGTCACAGTACCATTCACCCATgcatacacattcacactctgATGGCAGCTCAGTAAATGACTGTAGTTGTTAACTGATCCAAAGAAATCTGAAAGTACTACTAAGTACAAAATTATCATGGTGAAACTTATATAAATCCTTGAACTGGAGGGGAGCAATTTACTGAGTTCAGTTTTTGACAACAATCCAGATCCTCACCCTCCCATGGAAGCTCGGGAGTCTGATCCGATCACGACCCCTCCATCAAAGACTGCAGCCAGGATGGTGGtctgaggaggagagaggatTTAAGCTTTTGTCTTAGCTCACTGCAACATCAAATCATCCGGGTTCATGGACTCtagtcatattttgatcttttttaaaagtgctccCTGAGGTCTTTTTTCCTCAGATGTACatagatctagtcgtctacaagtagatgcatcagattGAAGGGAACTTGTGGTCCCCGACTGTAgaatcctttttaaaaaagcattttttcgtCTCCTCCTAATccaaaaattttaataaagaaatactcagaaaatacattttaaactttatatatatactgtccatcatgagaaaattccCACAAGAACACAATTGAAAACACCATGACacaatttccattggagtgggtctttaagactgCAGAGCAAGCTAAGGATTCTGGGATTTGTAGTTGTGGTTCAGCTGGAAAATGAAAGAGCAATTAAACgatttatttgaatgaaaacaaggGGGTAAATTAATTATTATGTATTCGATTAACCCCCAACACATTATATAGTTacgtctggaaaaaaaaacgtcagtTTTAGATGACTACAAAACGGCAGCACAGCCTAGGTCAAATcgatcattttacatttaaaagaagataagaaaataaagttatagtTTATCTTCCTCTGCAGGTAAAACTCTCGGTGATTTACTCACTCCTGTGCTGACTCCTTTGACTCGCGAGTCCGTGAAGTGTTTCTCCATTTTCTCTCCAAAACCGAAAGAGAGGAAGATGTGACGCTCCAAACAGCGACCTCAGGCGCAGAGACGCGCAGACGCCGCAGTCCGTCCACCATGGCGCTATCAAATGTCCTGGAGAGTCCAGCATCTGGATTCAACTTTGACAACGCGGCCAGGTGAGAACTTCGGCGATGAGGAGGACTGGCTGAGAGGATAACCAAAAATCATCAAGTAAACTTTAGTTGCATTTCGGATCAAAAGTGAAAGTAACCAACGTTTTTTCCTGCTTTGTGAATTATTCATTTGACTGGAAAGTATTTAGAAATTACGACCAGGGTGATGAGTATTTGGTCACAAATGATGAAACTCACCTGTCCTTACCTGccctcccctccccccaccTGTGCAGAAATGCAGCGTTCGAGGGTCTGTTTGAGGAGGGGCACCCCCCCAAACCAATGAAAACGGGAACCACCATAGCAGGGGTCGTGTTTAAGGTGAGAATGACTTCAGTTTAAACTGCAcagagaaaacatcaaagacTCTTTACAGCATAAACACATGAAATGCTGCACATTTTCACTCTGGACCTCTGGATCTCCACTGGACCAAGAGATGCTGTAATGTTTCATCTTAGAGGTTTTTAGCTCTAGAAAACTGTGATTTCATTGTACAAACCCGAATTCTTGTCAGGCAGACACAGCATAGTAATAAAcagtaatattattttttttgtcttaactCTGTTGCTGCAGGATGGAGTGGTGCTGGGAGCAGACACAAGAGCCACGTCCAGTGAAGTGGTGGCGGACAAGATGTGTGCCAAGATCCATTACATTTCTCCAAACATATAGTATGTGTAATCAGAGGGGCTGTGGCTTCACACACtgaagacattaaaataaacccGTGCAGCAGAATTTTTAGTTCTTAATGGTCcttggtgacattttttttatttaaatgtctaggtttgtgtttattagaaaaatgcataCAGCCAATATCTGTTTGTTATgcttcttattttatttttttattcataattattctAATAATAGCCCATGTCTTTTGTGTGTCCAgctgttgtggagcaggaacAGCAGCAGACACAGAGAAAACCACAGACCTGCTCTCCTCCAACCTCACCGTCTTCTCCCTGAACAGCGGCAGGAATCCTCGTGTCGTCATGGCGGTCAACATACTGCAGGACATGCTGTACAGGTGAATGCTTCACACACCTGTATGTGTGAATGAGGTAGACATCTGATCTTTTGCTCAGTAACAGTCACAGTTAACACAATGATCTATATGCAGGTATCACGGTCAGATTGGTGCAAATCTCATTCTGGGAGGAGTGGACTGTACAGGGAACCACCTGTACACCGTGGGGCCTTATGGCAGTGTAACTAAAGTGCCTTATCTGGCAATGGGTATGTAACAATGTTAATGTTTCCTTTAGTTTTGAAGCCATTGTTGTTGTCTCTGCAGGGATATTTTTGGGTAAGCtgagttttgaaaaatatgtttattaccTCAGAGACCAGGACTTTATTTATTGTGGCAACTTCTAAGCAAAGTGGTGTGATCATAATTACAAGTTATTCCCAATATGTCAAGTTCAGTCTGTGTTTCAGGTTACTTTGTGCCTTATTTATGCAGGATCTGGTGATCTGGCGGCTCTCGGGGTTTTAGAGGATGGATTCAAGCATGATCTTGAggtataatttttaaaatgcatataaaaaattcattttatgtgAGTTTTGATTGACTTCTAATCAAGCTGTAAAGgggttttaacctttttttttattaagagaAACAGGTTCCAAATTGTTTTGTCTAGTTCTCTTCcttatgacttttattttaaatggttcCTCAGCTGGAGAAGGCGAAGGAGCTGGTGCGAGATTCCATCCATGCAGGCATCATGAGTGATCTCGGCTCCGGAAACAACATCGACATCTGTGTCATCACTAAGCAAGGAGTGGACTACATCAGACCCTTCCAGGAGTCTGAGTACAAAGACACCAGGTACACTAACTCAGGTTAAAGATGTTCAGGGACTTTGTGAGTAGTTACCTTTCACTGAGGTGTTTTAGTATGACGTAAG from Oryzias melastigma strain HK-1 unplaced genomic scaffold, ASM292280v2 sc00352, whole genome shotgun sequence harbors:
- the LOC112140155 gene encoding proteasome subunit beta type-9 (The sequence of the model RefSeq protein was modified relative to this genomic sequence to represent the inferred CDS: added 272 bases not found in genome assembly), whose translation is MLGEAEPQWVSEEVKTGTTIIAIEFDGGVVLGSDSRVSAGASVVNRVMNKLSPLHDKIYCALSGSAADAQTIAEMVNYQLDVHSIEIDEDPQVRSAATLVKNISYKYKEELSAHLIVAGWDRREGGQVFATLSGLLTRQPFAIGGSGSSYVYGFVDAEYRRGMTKEECQKFVVNTLALAMNRDGSSGGVAYMVTIDEHSTEEKVVLGNDLPTFFDQ
- the LOC112140154 gene encoding proteasome subunit beta type-6-B like protein; amino-acid sequence: MEKHFTDSRVKGVSTGTTILAAVFDGGVVIGSDSRASMGGEFVSSKTINKVIQVHDRIFCCMAGSLADAQAVTKTAKFQLSFHSVQMENPPLVIAAASVLKELCYNNKDELQAGFITAGWDKKKGPQVYVVSLGGMLISQPVTIGGSGSTYIYGYVDAKYKVNMTREECLQFATNALALAMGRDNVSGGVVNLVVITEAGAEHIVIPGDKLPTFSDE
- the LOC112140152 gene encoding proteasome subunit beta type-7: MALSNVLESPASGFNFDNAARNAAFEGLFEEGHPPKPMKTGTTIAGVVFKDGVVLGADTRATSSEVVADKMCAKIHYISPNIYCCGAGTAADTEKTTDLLSSNLTVFSLNSGRNPRVVMAVNILQDMLYRYHGQIGANLILGGVDCTGNHLYTVGPYGSVTKVPYLAMGSGDLAALGVLEDGFKHDLELEKAKELVRDSIHAGIMSDLGSGNNIDICVITKQGVDYIRPFQESEYKDTRKLKYKYRPGTTPVLTKKVVPLKLEVVEETQQRMDTV